From Kamptonema formosum PCC 6407, a single genomic window includes:
- a CDS encoding glycosyltransferase family 4 protein, translated as MSQYYVFFTRNVLPQANIASLVQVAHSANAAANLGYSAVLTYLGKKNFNPVNFLLPFQPRKPEDALTKLYNIQEKLKVAPLPMPWFVDRFGGKWNNSSTIVSKYYLPFHLRKHTKIVHTRDWNFVKAAIKNGIPAIYEQHHHEAKQFEPEIVHNPLFQIAVTVANTVRYSMIEYGMPPEKVIRLHNGFNHLFLVRNPEAAKAWREQLLVSGSQHLVVYAGGLYPFKGVDMLIDVAQKLPEILFAIAGGNQSQVTAYQQLAREKQVNNTTFLGYLPQNQLASLLQAADILAHPHCLTEAATFTSPLKFFDYMASGTPILATEIPSLMEFKSANIIATWCEPDNPVRFAQSIKKTLEIYPKRIDGYPETIDFVRQFSWENRITKILSYVEDSMCPLT; from the coding sequence ATGTCACAATACTATGTTTTTTTTACTAGAAATGTCTTACCTCAAGCTAACATAGCTAGCTTAGTGCAGGTTGCACATTCTGCTAATGCGGCTGCAAATCTCGGTTACTCAGCAGTATTGACTTACCTTGGGAAAAAAAATTTTAATCCTGTTAATTTTTTACTTCCATTTCAGCCGAGAAAACCGGAAGATGCACTTACAAAGCTTTATAATATTCAAGAAAAATTAAAAGTAGCTCCTCTGCCGATGCCTTGGTTCGTAGATCGCTTTGGAGGAAAATGGAATAACTCTAGCACAATAGTGTCAAAATATTATTTACCATTCCATCTACGCAAGCATACTAAAATAGTGCATACTCGTGACTGGAACTTTGTTAAAGCTGCCATAAAAAATGGAATTCCCGCCATCTACGAACAGCACCATCACGAGGCAAAGCAATTTGAACCAGAGATCGTCCACAATCCTCTATTTCAAATTGCTGTAACTGTTGCTAATACAGTCAGATATAGTATGATTGAATATGGAATGCCACCTGAAAAGGTAATCAGACTGCACAATGGTTTTAATCATTTATTTTTGGTAAGAAACCCAGAAGCAGCTAAGGCATGGCGCGAACAGTTGCTAGTAAGTGGAAGTCAGCATTTAGTTGTTTATGCAGGAGGACTTTACCCCTTTAAAGGTGTAGATATGCTAATAGATGTTGCTCAGAAATTACCGGAAATTCTGTTTGCGATCGCAGGCGGCAATCAATCTCAAGTAACAGCCTATCAGCAACTAGCTAGAGAAAAGCAAGTTAATAATACTACTTTTCTTGGCTACCTCCCTCAAAATCAGCTTGCTAGCTTGTTACAAGCAGCAGATATTTTAGCTCATCCTCATTGTTTGACAGAGGCGGCAACCTTTACTTCCCCCTTAAAATTCTTTGATTATATGGCATCGGGAACTCCCATTTTAGCAACTGAAATACCGTCTTTGATGGAATTTAAGTCCGCGAATATAATTGCTACTTGGTGCGAACCGGATAACCCTGTACGGTTTGCACAAAGTATAAAAAAAACTTTAGAAATTTATCCAAAGAGGATAGACGGCTATCCAGAAACTATAGATTTTGTCCGCCAGTTTTCATGGGAAAATAGAATTACTAAAATTTTAAGCTATGTAGAAGATTCTATGTGCCCACTAACGTAA
- a CDS encoding ABC transporter ATP-binding protein: MSANKLLLKFAQRYPGRILLTVMLGFSGAFFNGISTTLIVPVLLNLLDQAVELRGAPPLIKTLMYPFEEMPQSHRLALMTAAIVLAIVFKNIAIYVNTLVATSLTRSLAFDLREAGLRLLLEVDLDFYSKTKVGDLINRLGGEVGRTASAVGTAIGMFTTSITLLVFVGLLISISWKLTLTSTFLLSFVALANQFLITRAKYFGQQLSEMSKDYSIRVLETLSGIRLVKATGNEEKEYERIKQLIQKRETADFQAQANYAAISPINEVVNLIVVIFILFIGRKIFVNEIESISTVLLTYLLVLFRLIPLISQLNSARSQFANTSASVEVVNDFLDRNDKPFMLNSSIFYTHLESGIHFNKISFAYPNHDHLVLNEIDLFLPHGTTLALVGSSGSGKSTLADLLPRFYDPTSGCITIDGKDIREFNIKSLRKAMGIVSQDTFLFNASVRENIAYAREKATEDEIIEAAKRANAYEFIEQLPQGLDTQIGDRGVILSGGQRQRISIARALLQNPEILILDEATSALDTVSERSVQEALDKLSCDRTTLVIAHRLSTVQKAHKIAVIDRGRVVEIGTHDQLLGKGGYYARLYYMQFAEEAARDEALIRSSYEVRTRLNPMIGFLKLLVDDLVDSQEEREELIKESFHSATNILKILEVMENTVKRQMSK; this comes from the coding sequence ATGTCTGCAAATAAGCTACTCCTAAAATTTGCCCAACGATATCCCGGTAGGATTTTGCTGACTGTGATGCTAGGCTTTTCAGGAGCTTTTTTCAATGGTATAAGCACTACTTTGATTGTACCAGTGCTTCTAAATTTGTTGGATCAGGCAGTTGAACTACGCGGCGCTCCACCTCTAATTAAAACGCTGATGTATCCTTTTGAGGAAATGCCTCAATCCCATCGTTTGGCATTGATGACAGCAGCGATTGTCTTGGCAATTGTTTTTAAGAATATTGCTATTTATGTTAATACTTTAGTGGCGACTTCGTTAACGCGCTCTTTGGCTTTTGACTTACGAGAAGCAGGCTTGCGGCTTTTGCTAGAAGTAGATTTAGATTTTTACTCTAAAACTAAAGTGGGGGATCTGATTAACCGCCTGGGTGGGGAAGTTGGTCGCACTGCTAGTGCAGTTGGTACAGCTATAGGAATGTTTACTACTTCAATTACTCTTTTGGTTTTTGTGGGCTTGCTAATTTCAATTTCTTGGAAACTAACGCTAACTTCAACATTTTTACTATCTTTCGTCGCCTTAGCAAATCAATTCCTGATTACCAGAGCAAAATACTTTGGACAGCAGCTTTCAGAAATGTCTAAAGATTATTCAATTAGAGTCTTGGAAACTTTGAGTGGCATTCGATTAGTTAAAGCCACTGGGAATGAAGAAAAGGAGTATGAAAGAATTAAGCAGTTAATTCAGAAACGAGAAACTGCCGATTTCCAAGCCCAAGCAAACTATGCTGCTATTTCTCCTATCAATGAAGTTGTTAATCTAATTGTTGTCATTTTTATTTTATTTATTGGTCGCAAAATATTTGTTAACGAAATAGAATCTATTTCTACTGTTTTGCTCACCTATCTTCTGGTACTTTTTAGACTAATTCCTTTAATTTCGCAGTTAAATAGCGCTCGCAGTCAATTTGCCAATACCTCAGCGAGCGTAGAGGTTGTGAATGATTTTCTAGACCGCAACGACAAACCATTCATGCTCAATAGTTCTATATTTTACACTCATTTAGAGTCAGGAATTCATTTTAATAAAATATCTTTTGCTTATCCCAACCACGATCATTTAGTTCTTAATGAAATTGATTTATTTCTCCCTCACGGTACTACTTTAGCTTTGGTAGGAAGTTCGGGTTCTGGTAAGTCAACTTTGGCGGATTTATTACCTAGATTTTACGATCCTACTTCTGGCTGCATCACAATAGATGGTAAAGATATCCGAGAATTCAATATAAAAAGCTTGAGAAAAGCTATGGGAATTGTTAGTCAAGATACGTTTTTATTTAATGCTTCTGTACGGGAAAATATTGCTTACGCCAGAGAAAAAGCGACAGAAGATGAAATTATTGAAGCTGCTAAACGAGCGAATGCTTACGAGTTTATTGAGCAGTTACCGCAAGGATTAGATACGCAGATTGGCGATCGCGGCGTGATCTTGTCTGGAGGTCAGCGTCAAAGAATCTCAATTGCTAGGGCTTTGCTACAAAATCCAGAGATTTTAATTTTAGATGAGGCAACCAGTGCTTTGGATACCGTTTCAGAGCGATCTGTACAAGAAGCTCTGGATAAGTTGAGTTGCGATCGCACAACTCTGGTAATTGCTCACCGCCTCTCGACAGTCCAAAAAGCTCATAAAATTGCTGTGATCGATCGCGGCAGAGTAGTGGAAATTGGTACTCACGACCAACTTTTAGGAAAAGGCGGTTATTATGCTCGTCTCTACTATATGCAATTTGCCGAAGAAGCAGCTCGCGATGAAGCTTTAATTAGAAGTTCTTATGAAGTTCGTACTCGCCTTAACCCCATGATTGGTTTTCTGAAATTACTTGTGGACGACTTGGTAGATTCTCAAGAAGAGCGAGAGGAATTAATCAAAGAATCATTTCACTCGGCTACTAATATTCTCAAAATCTTAGAAGTTATGGAAAACACTGTAAAAAGGCAGATGAGCAAGTAG